Below is a window of Alphaproteobacteria bacterium DNA.
CGACATCACCGCGACCTACCCGACCGTGCGCGATTTGTGCGAAACGCCCGACCCCGCCGCCGCTTTGCGCGCCGCCAAGGGCAGTTCGGTCGGCAGCGTCGCCGATCTGCTGGCGAATTCCGACGAAGCCTTCCGCGATCCCAAGAAGCCCTGGCTTCTCGCCCCCATCGACGTGCAGTCGATCAAGGCGGCCGGCGTGACCTTCGTCGCGTCGATGCTGGAACGCGTCATCGAAGAACGCACGCGCGGCGTGCCCGAACTCGCGGCGGCCGCGCGCGCGGAAGTGCTTGCCCTCGTCGGCGGCGATCTCGCGCGCTTGAAGCCGGGCTCGGAAGAGGCCGCGAAGCTCAAGGACTGGCTCGTCGCCAAGAACGCATGGAGCCAGTATCTCGAAGTCGGCATCGGGCCGGACGCCGAGGTCTTCACCAAATCGCAGCCGATGTCGGCGGTCGGGATCGGCGCCTATGCCGGCCTGCACCCGATGTCGCGCTGGAACAACCCGGAGCCCGAAATCGTGCTGGCGATCGCGTCCTCGGGCAAGATCATCGGCGCCACGCTTGGCAACGACGTCAACCTTCGCGATGTCGAAGGCCGCTCGGCGCTGCTGCTGGGCAAGGCCAAGGACAACAACGCGAGCTGCTCGATCGGGCCGTTCCTGCGGTTGTTCGACGCCAATTACACGCTCGACGACGTGCGCCAATGCGACGTGTCGCTGGTCGTGCAGGGCCAGGACAATTTCCGCATGGAAGGCAATTCGTCGATCAAGCTGATCAGCCGCGACCCCGCCGATATCGCGGGCCAGACGATCAGCGCCAATCATCAATATCCGGACGGCTTGGTCCTGTTCCTGGGCACGATGTTCGCGCCCACGCAGGATCGCGGCGCGCCGGGCCAGGGCTTCACCCATAAGGTCGGCGACGTGACCACGATCGCCACGCCGAAGCTGGGCTCGCTCATCAACCGCATGACGCTGACGAACGAGGCGCCGCCTTGGATTTTCGGCATCAGTCACCTTTATCGCAATCTCGCCGCGCGCGGATTGTTCAAGGGTTAATCAGGAGAATATCGACATGACTTTCATCGGCAAGAATCTGATCGGCGGCGAGTGGAAAGCCGGCGCGAACGAAGGCAAGGACGTCAACCCGTCCAACACCAACGAAGTCGTCGGCACCTACGCGCAAGGGGCCGCCGCCGACGTGGACGCGGCGGTCGACGCCGCCAAGGCCGCGTTCCCGGCGTGGAGCCGCTCGAACCCGCAGGTTCGCTACGAGATTCTGAAGAAAGCGTCGGACGAGGTGTTGGCGCGCCGCGAGGAACTGGGCACGCTGCTGTCGCGCGAAGAAGGCAAGACCAAGGCCGAGGGCATCGGCGAAGCGACGCGCGCGGGCCAAATCCTGGCGTTCTTCGCGGGCGAAACCGTGCGCTTCGGCGGCGAGAGCGTGCCGTCGATCCGCCCGAATATCGGCGTGGAAATGACGCGCGAGCCCGTCGGCGTCGTCGGCATGATCACGCCGTGGAACTTCCCCATCGCCATTCCGGCGTGGAAGATGGCCCCGGCGCTGGCCTACGGCAATTGCGTGGTCATCAAGCCCGCCGACCTCACGCCCGGCAGCGCCTGGGCGCTGGTCGATATTCTGCAACGCGCGGGCCTGCCCAACGGCGTGCTGAACCTCGTCATGGGCCGCGGCTCGGTCGTGGGTCAGCGCATCCTCGAACATCCCGGCATCTCGGCGATCACCTTCACGGGCTCGGTCGGCACGGGCCGCAACGTCGCGGCGGCGGCCATCGCCTCGCGCCCGATGAAGAAGGTGCAGCTCGAAATGGGCGGCAAGAATCCGATGGTCGTGCTCGACGACGCGGATCTGGCCATCGCGGTCGAATGCGCGGTCAACGGCGCGTTCTTCTCGACCGGTCAGCGTTGCACGGCCTCGTCGCGCTTGATCGTTCAGGAAGGCATTCACGACAAGTTCGTGGCCGCTGTGGTCGAACGCCTGAAAGCGTTGAAGGTCGACGACGCGCTGAAGGCGGGGACCGATATCGGCCCGGTCGTCGATGCTTCGCAGCTCAAGACCGATCTCGATTACATCGACATCGCCAAGAAGGAAGGCGCGAAGTTGGCTTGGGGCGGTGAACTCCTCAACCGCGAAACGCCCGGCTTCTATCTGCAGCCGGCGTTGTTCACCGAAACGACCAACGCGATGCGCATTTCGCGCGAGGAAGTGTTCGGGCCGGTCGCCAACGTCATCCGCGTCAAGAGCTACGACGAAGCTTTGGCGGTGGCGAACGACACCGAGTTCGGCCTGTCGGCCGGCATCTGCACGACCAGCCTGAAGCACGCGACGCATTTCAAGCGCAACAGCGAAGCGGGCATGGTGATGGTCAATCTGCCGACGGCGGGTGTCGACTATCACGTGCCGTTCGGTGGCCGGAAGGGCTCGAGCTACGGCTCGCGCGAACAGGGCAGCTACGCGCGCGAATTCTTCACCACGGTGAAGACCGCCTACACGCTGGCCTAACCGCCCGCGAATTCCGCGAAGACGGGGCCGGGTTCCGCGAGGGACCCGGCCTTTTTCGTTTATGCGTCGTGCCCGCGCGCGGGCATGCTGCGTTGGACCGCATCGCGCAGTTTTTTGACCAGACCGTTCAGCTCGCCCAAATAGGCCGGCGTTTCGCCCGACGCCGCCAGCAGCGCATCGCCCAAGCAACCCGCGCGCGCTTTGAGTTCGCGCCCTGCCGGCGTCAATTCGATGAAGACCTGACGCTCGTTCGCGGGATTGCGCGTCCGCCGCACGAACCCGGCCGATTCCAAACGCTTCAACAACGGCGTCAGCGTGCTCGATTCCAGCGTCAAACGCGCAGCGATCGCGCCGACGGTTTGCTTGTCGGCTTCCCACAGCACATTGAGCACGAGGTATTGCGGGTAGGTCAGGCCAAGGCCTTCCAAGAGCGGGCGATAGGCCCGCTGGATCGCGATTTCCGCCGAGTAGATGGTGAAGCAAAGCTGGTCGTCGAGCGGGACCGGGCCTTTTTCCGATGCCATTTCAATCTCCTAGCGGTTCAATGCTTGCTTAATCCGCAATAAAATATATCGCGATAAATAAGTGATTGACAAGAGTTCAGGCGATATGCGAGATAATGATTATCGCGATAACTGATATCGCAACAACAAAATTACTCGAACCCGACGATCAAGCCAGAGGAGATCCGATATGACCACCAACATCCGCACCACCCTGCTCGCCGCCGCCACCGCGATCGGCGTTGCCGCTTCGGCCGGCGCGCAATCGCCCCAACCGGCCGCGAATACCCAGGCCGTGAAGAATGTCGTGCTCGTCCATGGCGCGTTCGCCGACGGTTCGGGCTGGCGCGGCGTCTATGATCGCCTGACCGCGCGCGGCTATCGCGTGACGATCGTGCAGAACCCGCTGACCTCGCTCGCCGACGACGTGGCCGCCACGCGCCGCGTGCTGGCGCGCCAGCAAGGCCCCAGCCTGCTGGTCGGCCATTCCTATGGCGGCACGGTGATCACCGAAGTCGGCACCGACGCGAATGTCGCGGGGCTCGTCTATGTCGCCGCTTTGGCGCCCGACACCGGCGAGACGACCGGCGGTCAGTTCAAGGAAATCCCGCCGCCGGCGGAATTCGTGATCGAACCCCAAGCCGACGGCTTCGGCTTCGTGAATCTGGAGAAGTTCAAGATCGGCTTCGCCGGCGACACGACCGACGCCGACG
It encodes the following:
- a CDS encoding aldehyde dehydrogenase family protein: MTFIGKNLIGGEWKAGANEGKDVNPSNTNEVVGTYAQGAAADVDAAVDAAKAAFPAWSRSNPQVRYEILKKASDEVLARREELGTLLSREEGKTKAEGIGEATRAGQILAFFAGETVRFGGESVPSIRPNIGVEMTREPVGVVGMITPWNFPIAIPAWKMAPALAYGNCVVIKPADLTPGSAWALVDILQRAGLPNGVLNLVMGRGSVVGQRILEHPGISAITFTGSVGTGRNVAAAAIASRPMKKVQLEMGGKNPMVVLDDADLAIAVECAVNGAFFSTGQRCTASSRLIVQEGIHDKFVAAVVERLKALKVDDALKAGTDIGPVVDASQLKTDLDYIDIAKKEGAKLAWGGELLNRETPGFYLQPALFTETTNAMRISREEVFGPVANVIRVKSYDEALAVANDTEFGLSAGICTTSLKHATHFKRNSEAGMVMVNLPTAGVDYHVPFGGRKGSSYGSREQGSYAREFFTTVKTAYTLA
- a CDS encoding MarR family transcriptional regulator codes for the protein MASEKGPVPLDDQLCFTIYSAEIAIQRAYRPLLEGLGLTYPQYLVLNVLWEADKQTVGAIAARLTLESSTLTPLLKRLESAGFVRRTRNPANERQVFIELTPAGRELKARAGCLGDALLAASGETPAYLGELNGLVKKLRDAVQRSMPARGHDA
- a CDS encoding alpha/beta hydrolase, translating into MTTNIRTTLLAAATAIGVAASAGAQSPQPAANTQAVKNVVLVHGAFADGSGWRGVYDRLTARGYRVTIVQNPLTSLADDVAATRRVLARQQGPSLLVGHSYGGTVITEVGTDANVAGLVYVAALAPDTGETTGGQFKEIPPPAEFVIEPQADGFGFVNLEKFKIGFAGDTTDADAAFLRDSQVPIAMAAFDAKITLAAWRAKPSWFIVATKDNAIDPRLQRQTAQRIGARTVDVEASHVPFLSRPDEVANAIDNAARELSRPAR
- a CDS encoding fumarylacetoacetate hydrolase family protein, with amino-acid sequence MNRLNFSAALPVDADTASLVGRVWLPSVNGPSVVAIRNGEAIDITATYPTVRDLCETPDPAAALRAAKGSSVGSVADLLANSDEAFRDPKKPWLLAPIDVQSIKAAGVTFVASMLERVIEERTRGVPELAAAARAEVLALVGGDLARLKPGSEEAAKLKDWLVAKNAWSQYLEVGIGPDAEVFTKSQPMSAVGIGAYAGLHPMSRWNNPEPEIVLAIASSGKIIGATLGNDVNLRDVEGRSALLLGKAKDNNASCSIGPFLRLFDANYTLDDVRQCDVSLVVQGQDNFRMEGNSSIKLISRDPADIAGQTISANHQYPDGLVLFLGTMFAPTQDRGAPGQGFTHKVGDVTTIATPKLGSLINRMTLTNEAPPWIFGISHLYRNLAARGLFKG